Proteins encoded in a region of the Zea mays cultivar B73 chromosome 2, Zm-B73-REFERENCE-NAM-5.0, whole genome shotgun sequence genome:
- the LOC100276279 gene encoding uncharacterized protein isoform X1 produces the protein MWSTENDEKYSCSETGYRLPLKCVQAQNATKEGNMSKQRKILDDASTSGGTKSASGGPKHYITYRSCVPLVGEENLSVLGFEIMMAGMLLVSGPFVYYRKRRTNLMQGAARIPTSDPRF, from the exons ATGTGGTCCACTGAG AACGATGAAAAGTATAGCTGCAGCGAAACTGGCTATCGCCTGCCCTTGAAATGTGTACAGGCACAAAATGCTACAAAAGAAGGAAACATGAGCAAGCAGAGGAAGATATTGGATGATGCATCCACATCAGGTGGCACAAAATCCGCATCAGGTGGTCCAAAGCATTATATTACTTACAGAAGTTGTGTGCCGTTGGTTGGAGAGGAGAATTTATCTGTTCTTGGTTTTGAG ATAATGATGGCCGGAATGTTGCTAGTAAGTGGCCCGTTCGTATATTACCGGAAACGGCGTACAAATCTTATGCAGGGAGCTGCAAGAATCCCGACAAGTGATCCTAGGTTCTAG
- the LOC100276279 gene encoding uncharacterized protein LOC100276279 precursor translates to MANKATAPTSWRWRLLLLLLVTVAALCWIPPAIAAVAAAAAASTSNGARRSLLGFVEAQGNASYHCTLSGPCVPCQYSEKNDEKYSCSETGYRLPLKCVQAQNATKEGNMSKQRKILDDASTSGGTKSASGGPKHYITYRSCVPLVGEENLSVLGFEIMMAGMLLVSGPFVYYRKRRTNLMQGAARIPTSDPRF, encoded by the exons ATGGCGAACAAGGCAACAGCGCCGACCTCCTGGCGGTGGCGGCTTCTGCTGCTACTTCTCGTCACCGTAGCCGCCTTATGCTGGATTCCTCCGGCGATCGCTGCTGTGGCGGCGGCCGCAGCCGCATCGACGTCCAATGGAGCACGGAGGTCGCTGCTCGGCTTCGTGGAGGCGCAGGGGAACGCTTCCTACCACTGCACGCTCTCCGGTCCCTGCGTTCCCTGCCAGTATTCTGAGAAG AACGATGAAAAGTATAGCTGCAGCGAAACTGGCTATCGCCTGCCCTTGAAATGTGTACAGGCACAAAATGCTACAAAAGAAGGAAACATGAGCAAGCAGAGGAAGATATTGGATGATGCATCCACATCAGGTGGCACAAAATCCGCATCAGGTGGTCCAAAGCATTATATTACTTACAGAAGTTGTGTGCCGTTGGTTGGAGAGGAGAATTTATCTGTTCTTGGTTTTGAG ATAATGATGGCCGGAATGTTGCTAGTAAGTGGCCCGTTCGTATATTACCGGAAACGGCGTACAAATCTTATGCAGGGAGCTGCAAGAATCCCGACAAGTGATCCTAGGTTCTAG